The following DNA comes from Limnobacter sp. SAORIC-580.
AACGCCAGTATCAAGCCATTTGACATGGTGTATGAAATCGCATCGCTGGATGACACCGTGGAAACGCCTGCGGGTGTGTTCCAGAAATGTGTGCGCGTGGACGGCATGGGCAAAATGGTGTTTTATGCCGACGCCAGTGCGGGTTATCAGGAAATTCTGATTAACCACAGTGAATGGTATGCGCCCGGTGTGGGGCTGGTGAAACTGGAGCGCGATGAGCCTTTGGACACCAGCATCATGAAAGGGGGCAAAGTGACCATGGTGCTCAGCAGTTTCATGGATTAAGTGTTACTTGTTGAACAACCCTTCAAGCACCTGGTCGCAAAAGCGTTTGCGTTTGTCACCGTTGCCCGTGACAGTGCAATGTTCAATCAAGACCTGGTCACCTACAAGGCTATGCGATTCTACGCGATCGGCATAAAGAAGAATTTCTTCGGTGTCCAGGCTGAATTTGGAATCCAGATCCATCTGGTTTAAATCGGGTCTGCGCCAGTGCACAGTGAACAGTGGCTGGTTCTGAAACACTTCGCCTTTCTGGTTCTGAAGTTCCGTCACCGCTTGTACCGACAGCATGGGGTGGCTGTTGAACTCTTGCGGGTAGTGGCGTTTCATTTCCCGCATGATGTTGTAAGCGTCGGTTGCGAACAGGGTCACAATTCGATTGCGCGTGACAAAAGTCAGTTGCTCAGTATTCAATCCACGAATTTCCACAATATTGCCGTTGGCCATTTTGTCCATGGAATCGGGTGGGGGCGGGCTGCAGGCCGCAATCAGGGCCGCACAGGCCAGCAGTGTGGCGTGTTTGACATGGCGCAACGTGGGGCGCATTCGTGGTCTCCAGTGTCGTGTTGTTGTGCCAGCAGTATAGGGGGTAAATGTTGTCACCGGGCTTACATAGAGCCCAGTTCCCTTTCCACATAATGCCCAGCCATATCGGCCAGACCCCTGGCGAGGTCATCGAAAGTAAAGCCTGGGTTGGGGTGGTTCAAGTACCGAATCATGGTGGCGATGCCACTGTTGATGAAAATGTAAGTCATGGTTTGAAGATTGTTCAGCCGCAAAATTTCCGGGTGCTTGATGGCATGCTGGATAAACAGGTCGGCCAGTGCCCGGTATATGGGGCCGAAAGGCACATGCTTTTCCATCAAGGCCGATTCTCGGGCGCAACGCAGGTACAGTTCATCGTCTTTTTTCAGGAATTCAGCGGTCTGGGCAATCAATTCATACACTGCATCGCGCAGTGAAAGCCGAACAACGTTTGTTGTGGCCCCCTGAATTACCCCAACCAGCTCTTTGGAAAAGCGCTCGCCCATGGCGCTGAAAATCGCCTCCTTGTTTTCGAAATATTCATAAATCGAGCCAACACCTACACCGGCATATTCTGCAATTTGTCGCGTGGTTGCGCCTTCTGCGCCATGTTTGGCCAGTGCAATGAAGGCACCTTGAACAATGGTTTCCACCGTGTTTTGGGAGCGAATTTGTTTGGGTTTTCTGGTCATGAATAAATCCGAATTGAATCCGAACAAACGTTCGTTTTAATATGACATTGTTCAATGTCACGGTCGCGCTGTCAAGCGCAATAGGATTTACACATGTTCGGGAAAAAAATTACCAAGGGTGCGAATGCAGTGGTCACCGGCGCTGGCAGTGGTATCGGCCGTGCCTTCGCGCTTGAAATAGTTCGCAGGGGGGGCCGTGTAGTG
Coding sequences within:
- a CDS encoding TetR/AcrR family transcriptional regulator, with product MTRKPKQIRSQNTVETIVQGAFIALAKHGAEGATTRQIAEYAGVGVGSIYEYFENKEAIFSAMGERFSKELVGVIQGATTNVVRLSLRDAVYELIAQTAEFLKKDDELYLRCARESALMEKHVPFGPIYRALADLFIQHAIKHPEILRLNNLQTMTYIFINSGIATMIRYLNHPNPGFTFDDLARGLADMAGHYVERELGSM